From Antedon mediterranea chromosome 9, ecAntMedi1.1, whole genome shotgun sequence, a single genomic window includes:
- the LOC140058421 gene encoding mannose-1-phosphate guanyltransferase beta-A-like, translating to MKALILVGGFGTRLRPLTLSCPKPLVEFCNKPMLVHQIEALAKVGVKEIVLAVSYRAEMLEQELKKQEELLDIKITTSHEKEPLGTAGPLALARQILESDGEPFFVLNSDISCVFPFQQMLEFHKKHGKEGTIVVTKVEEPSKYGVVVYDSTNGKIESFVEKPQVFVSNRINAGMYIFSPAILERIQLKPTSIEKEIFPAMAADSQLYAFELEGYWMDVGQPKDFLIGMCMYLNHKKQMSPDELYQGDGVVGNVLVDPTAKIGKNCRIGPNVVIGPGVSIEDGACIKRSTVLKGTIIKSHSWIESSIIGWKCTVGQWVRMENVSVLGEDVIVKDELYINGGRILPHKSIGASVTEPAIIM from the exons ATGAAAGCTTTAATTCTAGTTGGCGGTTTCGGGACAAGATTACGGCCACTGACCCTTAGTTGTCCGAAACCACTTGTTGAATTTTGCAACAAGCCAATGTTGGTCCATCAAATTGAAGCACTAGCCAAA GTTGGCGTTAAAGAAATCGTGCTAGCCGTTAGTTATCGCGCTGAAATGCTGGAACAAGAATtgaaaaaacaagaagaatta cttGATATAAAGATAACAACATCTCACGAAAAGGAACCACTAGGAACAG CTGGCCCTCTAGCCTTAGCAAGACAGATCTTAGAATCGGACGGCGAACCATTTTTCGTTTTAAATAGCGATATTAGTTGTGTATTCCCATTTCAACAAATGTTAGAATTTCATAAGAAACATGGAAAAGAAGGAACGATTGTG GTAACAAAGGTGGAAGAGCCGTCCAAATATGGTGTTGTAGTTTATGATTCAACAAATGGTAAAATCGaaagttttgttgaaaaacCTCAAGTTTTTGTCTCAAACAGAATCAACGCTGGAATGTACATTTTCAGTCCAGCCATCTTGGAAAGAATACAG TTAAAACCCACATcaattgaaaaagaaattttTCCAGCGATGGCAGCAGATTCTCAACTTTATGCATTTGAATTAGAAG GTTACTGGATGGATGTGGGACAACCCAAGGACTTCCTCATCGGCATGTGTATGTACCTGAATCACAAAAAACAGATGTCTCCAGATGAACTTTACCAAGGTGACGGGGTCGTTGGAAACGTACTAGTT GATCCCACAGCCAAGATAGGCAAGAATTGTCGTATAGGACCAAATGTTGTAATAGGACCAGGTGTTAGCATAGAGGATGGGGCCTGCATCAAGAGAAGCACAGTACTTAAGGGCACAATAATCAAATCACATTCTTGGATTGAGTCGTCAATTATAGGCTGGAAATGTACAGTGGGTCAATGG GTAAGAATGGAGAATGTATCAGTATTAGGAGAAGACGTCATCGTTAAAGATGAACTCTACATTAACGGTGGAAGAATTTTGCCGCACAAGTCAATCGGTGCTTCCGTTACTGAGCCAGCTATTATCATGTAA